Proteins encoded in a region of the Trichosurus vulpecula isolate mTriVul1 chromosome 9, mTriVul1.pri, whole genome shotgun sequence genome:
- the LOC118831631 gene encoding ATR-interacting protein isoform X2, translating into MAGNTGNRFLGGKKRTTAQLHGLRPHHGRDNREDLPGVSPPNKRSRSFDATDFRETDDCFGYNEEFTADDLEEIDIIASQALTQDLDCKALLNANSASRSSSPSATRSCSQSVRHFELSKNDGTAKYSFGIPKFLEQDGLSRSKNPSEKSREKIPAKDVSEFEKLKAQHEKLKEKMKAMQEEILIKNGEIKILRDSLHHTESNLEEKKRSHFLLEQEKIQALNDKEKEFSKKLQSLQSELQFKDAEMNELRTKLQNSGKATKAGTILSISHVSPRKSPSRAIKTEACSPQMGKSSFPTKESFSANTSPPHPSHLSTQPGVLALSCREDNKTHNLGNEPVKQEETQRNLTSSCIQRPNTQGSVLINLLLKQPLTPGVSLGLCHLLSSHPEAPAGFFQPPRLGSASSGMSSVQTTCSREGSFSASLLREAQSLAITGLNLIARDEGSSDEDLTEGNRRTSHVTQLCQFPGAVHLLPLVSYYIDLYCQTLQAVATVKRNSSGDSSACSSRGSTSIESNTEDSLSALEGFTVVALSILQHLVCYSGAVVQTLLSVGGRRDATDGEDPALGENKNPVCRRSPEKTSENPMVEEQPADAPEETMNSQNQHPLLKMLLHLLSFSSASTGHLQVRILNQCLKVLVKLAENCAFDLLPRFQCVLSSHGLLRCLSSTAHLSAVLLTVHLLSLLGDHEKLAPQLCSQSETCLLLLLYMYITSRPDKAAVETQWFQLEQEVSSR; encoded by the exons ATGGCAGGGAACACAGGGAACCGCTTCCTGGGGGGCAAGAAGAGGACCACTGCGCAGTTACATGGCCTTCGCCCACACCACGGCAGAGATAACAGGGAGGACCTTCCAGGGGTTTCTCCACCTAATAAACGGTCCAGGAGCTTTGATGCTACTGATTTCAGGGAGACAGACGATTGCTTTGGATACAATGAAGAATTTACAGCAGACGATCTGGAGGAAATTGATATCATTGCATCCCAAGCTTTGACTCAAGATTTAGACTGTAAGGCCCTACTGAACGCAAATTCTGCCTCAAGGTCGTCTTCCCCCTCAGCCACTAGAAGCTGTAGTCAAAGTGTGAGGCATTTCGAGCTCTCCAAAAATGACGGCACagcaaaatattcctttg GAATCCCTAAGTTTCTTGAACAAGATGGATTGTCCAGAAGTAAAAATCCTtcagagaaaagcagagaaaagattCCAGCCAAAGATGTTTCTGAATTTGAAAAACTTAAAGCACAACATGAAAAACTAAAGGAAAAG ATGAAAGCAATGCAAGAGGAAATCCTCAttaaaaatggagaaattaaaaTCTTACGAGACTCATTGCATCACACAGAGTCCAATCTAGAAGAAAAGAAACGGTCACATTTCCTCCTTGAACAGGAAAAAATTCAGGCCCtcaatgacaaagaaaaagaattctccAAAAAG CTCCAGTCGCTGCAGTCAGAACTTCAGTTTAAAGATGCTGAGATGAATGAATTGAGGACTAAACTGCAGAACAGTGGAAAAGCCACTAAAGCTGGTACCATCCTGTCCATTTCCCATGTCAG TCCTAGGAAAAGCCCTTCCAGAGCTATAAAGACAGAAGCTTGCTCTCCACAAATGGGAAAATCATCTTTTCCTACGAAGGAGTCCTTCAGTGCCAACACATCTCCTCCTCATCCCAGTCATCTATCAACACAGCCCGGTGTTTTGGCTCTATCCTGCAGAGAGG ACAATAAAACCCATAATTTGGGAAATGAACCTGTAAAACAGGAGGAGACACAAAGAAATCTTACTTCCAGTTGTATTCAGCGACCAAACACTCAAG GTTCTGTTTTGATAAACTTGCTTCTGAAGCAGCCTTTGACCCCAGGGGTATCCCTAGGTCTCTGTCATCTTCTGAGCAGTCATCCTGAAGCCCCTGCTGGCTTTTTCCAGCCTCCAAGATTGGGCAG TGCTTCATCAGGAATGTCAAGCGTCCAGACCACATGTTCTCGAGAAGgctcattctctgcctcattgctgagagaagcacagagcctggccATCACGGGACTAAACCTAATTGCCAGGGATGAAGGTTCATCTGATGAAGACCTCACTGAGGGGAACAGGAGGACCTCTCATGTCACCCAGCTCTGCCAGTTCCCAGGGGCTGTGCACCTTCTCCCCCTTGTGAGCTATTACATTGACCTCTACTGCCAGACTCTGCAGGCTGTGGCCACAGTAAAAAGGAACAGTTCTGGGGACTCATCAGCCTGCTCCTCCCGAGGGAGCACCAGCATAGAATCCAACACAGAGGATTCCTTGTCAGCTCTGGAAGGGTTCACTGTGGTGGCACTCAGCATTCTTCAGCACCTGGTGTGTTACAGTGGGGCTGTTGTTCAAACATTACTGTCggtaggagggagaagagatgcCACGGATGGAGAGGATCCTGCCTTAGGAGAGAACAAGAACCCTGTTTGCAGAAGGAGTCCTGAGAAGACATCAGAAAACCCTATGGTGGAAGAACAACCGGCAGACGCCCCAGAGGAGACTATGAATAGCCAGAACCAACATCCATTGTTGAAGATGCTCCTTCACTTGTTGTCTTTCTCCTCTGCTTCAACAGGTCACCTACAAGTTAGAATCCTGAACCAGTGCCTTAAAGTTTTGGTGAAATTAGCTGAAAACTGTGCATTTGATTTATTACCCAG GTTCCAGTGTGTGCTGAGCAGCCATGGGTTGCTCCGGTGCCTTTCCTCAACAGCCCATCTGTCAGCTGTCCTCCTGACCGTTCATCTTCTATCTCTACTTGGTGACCATGAGAAGTTAGCTCCCCAGCTCTGCTCCCAGTCAG AAACCTGTCTTCTCCTCTTGCTGTATATGTACATCACTTCAAGGCCAGATAAAGCAGCTGTGGAGACACAGTGGTTTCAGCTGGAACAAGAG GTAAGCAGTCGCTGA